The DNA segment GATGTAGTACCTGAGATTGTTTCTTGTTGATCATATGAAAAAATCGCTCTTCATTGTTCTTTGCCCCAACATGGGCCCTCTTAAGGCCCAGAAGCCCTTTCCACCTTCCcttagaggaagaagaagatgagaagaCCGGTGGCTTGAGAGAGAATATGTTGGTTGCATCACGAGGactttcttcttcgtcttcgtcaACTAGAAGCTCTTCTCTCAATGTTCTCTGGCCTTGATTAGTCTCCTTGTAAGGCAGCAGCTTTCCTTTAGAGAAAAGTTCATCAGCAGGCATCATTGTGTAGTTGGAGACAGAGAACTCGAAATTTTcagaagctgaagaagaaccctcTTGTTTGGAGAGAGGGCTTGATCTCGGCGTCTTCGTAGTCTCAGGCCTTATCTCAACGAAATCATTAGAGAAAGAGATTCTAGGACTCGCACCACCACCATTGGAGTTGTACATTTCTAAGCATGCCATTAGAGTGAGAACTCGTTTGTGTCCAACTATAAACTCACTTTAAAGACTcttttggagagagagagagagagagagagagagagagagagttaatTCTGGTAGGGACAGTCAATTGCACAGAGAAGTCTTGTGCAGTAGTATTATATAGTACCCAATACTCATTTAGTTCTTATGCACAAAGGATCAATGATGAAGCCATAATAACCAAAATAGTAGTATAATATTTATTCTTTCatccaaaaaaaagttttccaGCTGTTACAGTTAGGAAGGTAAATGTTCAttggatatatatatgtatatatatatatacataatgtttttttattataagaaaaaattatgttcaaaggacaagtatttaaattttatcatCAAACCTAATATGTTCAGTACATGAAAGTAATTACTAGGGCTGGTGATGTCTTGTACACGTGTCACCTAGCTGATTGGCTATTGGAATTTAGACAAAAATAGGCCCAAGAATTTCTGCTGAAAACACGCTCCGACACAGTTgctaaattaaaaaagaaatacataGAACTGTTTTTGCTTgtacttataaaaaaatttgatctacaaacaaatatccaaatataataatgtttctttctttctgttttaCTTCTCAGCTACATGTGAATTCAAGTATCTGTATTTCACTAGCCAGTCCAAATGAAATTATAATTTCAGTTCGTTGTGTGAAAAATACATAAATGACTTTTGTACTCTATGTGTTTGAAACACAGTTCAGTTATTGGTCGATTCTGGTAATA comes from the Brassica napus cultivar Da-Ae chromosome A7, Da-Ae, whole genome shotgun sequence genome and includes:
- the LOC106356497 gene encoding uncharacterized protein LOC106356497, with translation MACLEMYNSNGGGASPRISFSNDFVEIRPETTKTPRSSPLSKQEGSSSASENFEFSVSNYTMMPADELFSKGKLLPYKETNQGQRTLREELLVDEDEEESPRDATNIFSLKPPVFSSSSSSKGRWKGLLGLKRAHVGAKNNEERFFHMINKKQSQEAMNGREGSSCKELKKSM